A genomic region of Ewingella sp. CoE-038-23 contains the following coding sequences:
- a CDS encoding SIS domain-containing protein: protein MSPSLNVNEWQLACTGWQTYSQEILALQQNIDQQVWQRVLNTLAECKGKIAVTGVGTSGIAARKVAHMLACVEQPAIYLNPTDAAHGDLGFLRSDDVVIMISRGGNSEELTRLLPTLASKGVTLISVTENLDSAIALASKLVLKTHIQREIDPLDMLATTSIVLVLAIFDAICGCIMLRNGFDKQTLLAVHPGGNVGKTLRENEA, encoded by the coding sequence ATGTCGCCATCCCTTAACGTCAATGAGTGGCAGCTAGCCTGTACGGGCTGGCAGACCTACAGCCAAGAGATTCTGGCCTTACAGCAGAATATCGACCAGCAGGTCTGGCAGCGGGTGCTCAACACCCTCGCGGAATGTAAAGGTAAGATAGCCGTGACCGGCGTCGGCACCTCGGGTATCGCGGCACGCAAAGTGGCGCACATGCTGGCCTGTGTCGAGCAACCGGCGATTTACCTCAATCCGACTGACGCCGCCCACGGCGATCTCGGTTTCCTGCGCAGCGACGACGTGGTTATCATGATTTCGCGCGGGGGGAATTCGGAAGAGCTGACTCGTCTGTTACCAACCCTTGCCAGCAAAGGGGTGACGCTGATTAGCGTGACGGAGAATCTGGATTCGGCCATTGCGCTGGCTTCAAAGCTGGTGTTGAAGACCCATATCCAGCGGGAGATCGACCCGCTGGACATGCTCGCCACCACCTCAATTGTGCTGGTGCTGGCTATCTTCGACGCGATTTGTGGCTGCATCATGCTGCGCAACGGCTTTGATAAGCAGACGCTGCTGGCGGTTCACCCCGGCGGCAACGTTGGTAAAACCTTGCGTGAGAATGAAGCCTAG
- a CDS encoding YbdD/YjiX family protein, translating into MSENCLLLKAPRPAALVIHHCQPLFVVEPRPKNALQWLRLAGRRVAQSFRLMVGVQDYGNYVAHFRVRHPRGTPLSEREFHRRCLEARFPSEGGKMGKCPC; encoded by the coding sequence ATGTCTGAAAACTGTTTACTGTTGAAAGCGCCGCGGCCCGCGGCGCTAGTCATCCATCACTGCCAGCCGCTGTTCGTGGTCGAGCCTCGCCCAAAGAACGCTTTGCAGTGGCTAAGACTCGCTGGACGCCGCGTCGCCCAAAGCTTCCGGCTGATGGTTGGCGTGCAGGATTACGGCAATTACGTGGCGCACTTTCGCGTTCGCCACCCAAGAGGCACGCCGCTGTCGGAGCGCGAGTTTCATCGCAGATGTTTGGAAGCCAGATTCCCGAGTGAAGGCGGCAAGATGGGGAAATGCCCATGTTAG
- a CDS encoding PLP-dependent aminotransferase family protein: MALSRYENLAQTLRRQIDSQVWLPGDKLPSLRDSCKQSGLSLMTVLQAYQLLESQGVIVARPQSGYYVAPRKVRELNRRANQTLHAAEQVDVNDAIFDILKGGQDPSVVPLGSAFPDPTLFPQPRLARSLASAVRRMSPHSAMANLPPGNEELRRNIAQRYAQNGMEVPPDEIVITSGAMESLGLSLQAVTEPGDWVAIESPAFYGVLQAIERRKLKAVAIPTDVRNGMDLDALEQALDTYPIKACWLMSNFQNPLGCTLSVEKKARLVAILQAHGVALIEDDVYGELYFGGERPMPLKASENRSEILHCSSFSKCLAPGFRVGWVAAGAYAARIQRLQLMSTLSASVPVQLALADYMQQGGYDTHLRRLRRQLEQRQMAMFNAITETFPSSVSVSQPQGGYFLWLDLGEKVDAAKVYQRALAQGVSIAPGTMFAVDDRYRHCIRINTSFEWGPHTARAIQIIANIVTDELKH, from the coding sequence ATGGCACTTTCTCGTTATGAAAATCTGGCGCAGACCCTGCGTCGGCAGATTGATTCACAGGTGTGGCTGCCCGGCGACAAACTGCCGTCGCTGCGAGATAGCTGTAAACAGTCCGGCCTGAGCTTGATGACCGTCCTACAGGCGTACCAGCTGCTGGAAAGTCAGGGCGTAATCGTTGCCCGGCCGCAGTCGGGCTATTACGTCGCGCCGCGCAAGGTGCGCGAGCTGAATCGCCGCGCCAATCAAACTCTGCACGCCGCCGAGCAGGTGGATGTTAATGACGCCATTTTCGACATTCTCAAAGGTGGCCAAGACCCGTCGGTGGTGCCTTTAGGCTCGGCATTCCCGGACCCAACTTTGTTCCCCCAGCCGCGCCTTGCCCGCTCCCTGGCCAGCGCGGTGCGCCGTATGTCGCCTCATAGCGCCATGGCCAACCTGCCGCCGGGCAATGAGGAGCTGCGCCGCAACATAGCCCAGCGTTACGCGCAAAACGGCATGGAAGTGCCGCCGGACGAAATTGTCATTACCTCGGGGGCCATGGAGTCGCTGGGCCTCAGCCTGCAAGCCGTCACCGAGCCGGGAGACTGGGTGGCGATTGAGTCGCCCGCGTTCTATGGGGTGCTACAGGCGATTGAGCGCCGTAAGCTGAAAGCCGTGGCGATCCCGACCGACGTGCGCAACGGCATGGATCTCGACGCCTTGGAGCAGGCGCTAGATACCTATCCGATCAAAGCCTGCTGGCTGATGTCCAACTTCCAGAACCCTCTCGGCTGCACGCTGTCGGTAGAGAAGAAGGCCCGGCTGGTGGCGATTTTGCAGGCCCACGGCGTGGCGCTGATTGAAGATGATGTTTATGGCGAGCTGTACTTCGGCGGTGAGCGACCTATGCCGCTCAAAGCGTCGGAAAATCGCAGTGAAATTCTGCACTGCTCCTCATTCTCAAAATGTCTGGCTCCCGGCTTTCGCGTTGGCTGGGTGGCGGCGGGGGCCTACGCCGCGCGCATCCAGCGATTGCAGCTGATGAGCACCTTGTCAGCCAGCGTGCCGGTTCAGCTGGCGTTGGCCGACTATATGCAGCAGGGCGGCTATGACACCCATCTGCGCCGCCTGCGTCGCCAGCTGGAACAGAGACAAATGGCGATGTTCAACGCCATCACCGAGACTTTTCCGTCGAGCGTGTCTGTGTCTCAGCCGCAAGGGGGATATTTTTTATGGCTGGATTTAGGCGAAAAGGTGGATGCGGCGAAGGTCTATCAGCGTGCGCTGGCGCAGGGAGTGAGCATTGCGCCCGGCACCATGTTCGCGGTGGACGATCGCTACCGGCACTGTATTCGTATCAATACCTCGTTTGAATGGGGCCCGCACACCGCGCGGGCCATCCAGATTATTGCCAATATTGTGACTGACGAGCTGAAGCACTGA
- the spy gene encoding ATP-independent periplasmic protein-refolding chaperone Spy gives MRKLTAMIVASTLALSSASFAFAADTTPAPDAPAPQGKMMHHKGPHHMNPFAGLNLTEQQKTQMKEIMKDSGARPDRAAMKAQMDTMHGLVASDSFDEAKVKSQIDTITQAQSQRMLERARAENKMYNLLTPEQKKQFNENYQKRAEKMEKMRDHKPGQPKPAAAE, from the coding sequence ATGCGTAAACTTACCGCAATGATTGTGGCTTCAACTCTGGCTCTGAGCTCGGCTTCTTTCGCTTTCGCCGCTGACACTACGCCAGCACCTGATGCACCTGCCCCTCAAGGCAAAATGATGCACCATAAAGGCCCGCACCACATGAACCCGTTCGCTGGCCTGAACCTGACTGAGCAGCAAAAAACTCAGATGAAAGAGATCATGAAAGACAGCGGCGCACGCCCTGACCGCGCGGCCATGAAAGCGCAGATGGACACCATGCACGGCCTGGTCGCCTCTGACAGCTTCGACGAAGCCAAAGTGAAATCGCAGATTGATACCATCACCCAGGCACAGTCCCAGCGCATGCTGGAACGCGCTCGCGCTGAGAACAAAATGTACAACCTGCTGACGCCAGAGCAGAAGAAACAGTTTAATGAGAACTACCAGAAGCGCGCTGAGAAAATGGAAAAAATGCGCGACCATAAACCAGGCCAGCCAAAACCGGCTGCTGCTGAATAA
- a CDS encoding FGGY-family carbohydrate kinase, protein MASYFIGVDVGTGSARAGVFDMTGRRVGQASRDITLFRPKADFVEQSSDEIWQAVCNAVKDAMSQADINPIQVKGLGFDATCSLVVLDKEGKPLTVSPSGRNEQNIIVWMDHRAITQAERINATGHRVLEFVGGIISPEMQTPKLLWLKQHMPSTWNNVGHLFDLPDFLTWRATQDPTRSLCSTVCKWTYIGHEDRWDPSYFKQIGLEDLLENNAAKIGSEVKTMGQPLGHGLTQRAASEMGLMPGTAVSVSIIDAHAGSLGILGASGASGETADFDHRIALIGGTSTAHMAMSRSARYISGIWGPYYSAILPDYWLNEGGQSTTGALIDHVIQSHPCYQDLLKQGKDSGKTIYEVLNGILRKMAGEPENIAFLTKDIHMLPYFHGNRSPRANPTLTGTLTGLKLSRTPEDMALHYLATIQALALGTRHIIETMNQSGYSIDTMMASGGGTKNPVFVQEHSNATGCAMLLPEESEAMLLGSAMMGTVAAGAYDSLPEAMAAMSRIGKTVTPQTNKIKEYYDRKYKVFHEMYHDHMKYRRLMQEDF, encoded by the coding sequence ATGGCGAGTTATTTTATTGGCGTTGACGTCGGGACAGGCAGTGCTCGCGCAGGCGTGTTTGATATGACGGGACGCCGGGTGGGTCAGGCCAGCCGCGATATTACCTTATTCCGCCCTAAAGCTGATTTTGTCGAGCAGTCTTCCGACGAGATCTGGCAAGCGGTGTGTAACGCGGTAAAAGACGCGATGAGTCAGGCCGATATCAACCCGATTCAGGTGAAAGGCTTGGGCTTCGACGCCACCTGCTCACTGGTGGTGCTGGATAAAGAAGGTAAACCGCTGACCGTCAGCCCGTCCGGGCGCAACGAGCAGAATATCATTGTATGGATGGACCACCGCGCCATCACGCAGGCCGAGCGCATCAACGCCACCGGCCACCGCGTGCTGGAGTTCGTCGGCGGTATTATCTCGCCTGAAATGCAAACGCCAAAACTGCTGTGGCTGAAGCAGCACATGCCGAGCACCTGGAACAACGTAGGTCATCTGTTTGACCTGCCAGACTTCCTGACTTGGCGCGCCACGCAGGACCCAACCCGCTCTCTCTGCTCCACCGTCTGTAAGTGGACCTATATCGGTCACGAAGACAGATGGGATCCGAGCTATTTCAAACAGATCGGGCTGGAAGATTTGCTGGAAAACAACGCGGCGAAAATCGGCAGCGAAGTGAAAACCATGGGCCAACCTTTGGGCCATGGGCTGACTCAACGCGCCGCCAGTGAAATGGGCCTGATGCCCGGCACGGCGGTGAGTGTGTCAATCATCGATGCCCACGCGGGCAGTTTGGGGATCTTAGGTGCCAGCGGCGCATCTGGCGAAACGGCCGACTTTGACCATCGTATCGCGCTGATTGGCGGCACCTCGACGGCGCACATGGCGATGTCACGCAGCGCGCGCTATATCAGCGGCATCTGGGGGCCATACTACTCGGCAATCCTGCCAGACTACTGGCTGAACGAGGGCGGGCAGTCCACCACCGGCGCGCTTATCGACCACGTAATTCAGTCGCACCCTTGCTATCAGGATCTGCTGAAACAGGGCAAAGACAGTGGCAAAACTATTTATGAAGTGCTGAACGGCATTCTGCGCAAAATGGCCGGCGAGCCGGAGAACATCGCCTTCCTTACCAAAGATATTCATATGCTGCCCTACTTCCACGGCAACCGTTCGCCGCGCGCAAACCCAACGCTGACCGGCACCCTGACTGGCCTCAAACTGTCGCGCACCCCGGAAGATATGGCGCTGCACTATTTGGCGACCATTCAGGCGCTGGCGTTAGGCACGCGCCATATCATTGAAACCATGAATCAGAGCGGCTACTCCATCGACACCATGATGGCGAGCGGCGGCGGCACCAAGAACCCGGTGTTTGTGCAAGAGCACTCCAACGCCACGGGCTGCGCGATGTTACTGCCGGAAGAGAGTGAAGCCATGCTGTTGGGCAGCGCCATGATGGGCACCGTGGCCGCCGGAGCCTATGACTCCCTGCCGGAAGCCATGGCGGCGATGAGCCGCATTGGTAAAACCGTGACGCCGCAGACCAACAAAATTAAAGAGTATTACGACCGCAAATATAAGGTGTTCCATGAGATGTACCACGACCACATGAAATACCGCCGCCTGATGCAGGAGGATTTTTGA
- the fsa gene encoding fructose-6-phosphate aldolase, whose protein sequence is MELYLDTADVGAVKRLSRILPLQGVTTNPSIVAKERKSLWEVLPALRDALGGTGKLFAQVLASDAEQMVAEAVSMTQRVPGLVVKVPVTAEGLAAIKKLKLMNIPTLGTAVYGAGQGLLSALAGAEYVAPYVNRLDAQGGDGIAMVTELQQLLSLHAPGAKVLAASFRTPRQAMDCLLAGCQSITLPVDVAEQLLTTPAVTAAVAQFDNDWQQAFGRSTLD, encoded by the coding sequence ATGGAGCTTTATCTGGATACCGCCGACGTTGGCGCGGTAAAACGACTATCACGCATCCTGCCGTTGCAGGGTGTTACTACCAACCCGAGCATTGTGGCGAAAGAGCGCAAATCGCTATGGGAAGTCCTGCCTGCCTTGCGTGATGCTCTGGGCGGAACCGGCAAACTCTTTGCGCAGGTGCTGGCGTCTGATGCCGAGCAAATGGTTGCCGAAGCGGTGAGCATGACCCAGCGCGTGCCGGGTTTAGTGGTCAAAGTTCCGGTGACGGCGGAAGGCTTGGCGGCGATCAAAAAGCTCAAGCTGATGAACATTCCCACGCTGGGAACGGCGGTTTATGGCGCGGGGCAGGGGTTACTTTCTGCGCTGGCCGGGGCGGAATATGTCGCGCCCTATGTCAACCGTCTGGACGCGCAGGGCGGTGACGGCATCGCCATGGTGACAGAGCTGCAACAGCTGCTGAGCCTGCATGCGCCCGGCGCTAAAGTGCTGGCCGCCAGTTTCCGAACGCCGCGTCAGGCGATGGACTGCTTGCTCGCGGGCTGTCAGTCAATCACTCTGCCGGTGGACGTCGCCGAGCAGCTGCTGACCACGCCCGCCGTGACCGCCGCCGTGGCGCAGTTCGACAATGACTGGCAACAGGCTTTCGGGCGCAGCACGCTGGATTAA
- a CDS encoding carbon starvation CstA family protein, producing MKSVKSGITWLVVALIGAFAFGMLALSRGEHVNAVWLVIAAIACYSIAYRFYSLFIAKKVFELDDRRMTPAERHNDGLDYVPTNKWVLFGHHFAAIAGAGPLVGPILAAQMGFLPGTIWILVGVMLAGAVQDFLILFISTRRDGRSLGEMAKQELGQFAGVITMLGALGVMIIILSALALVVVKALADSPWGLFTIAATIPIALFMGVYMRFLRPGKIAEVSIIGFVLMMLAIIYGGNVAADPYWGPFFTLHGTTLTWVLVIYGFIASVLPVWLLLAPRDYLSTFLKIGVIAGLAVGIVFAMPEMKMPAVTKFIDGSGPVFSGGLFPFLFITIACGSISGFHALVSSGTTPKLVERESHIRFIGYGAMLMESFVAIMAMICASVIDPGVYFAMNSPAALIGTTVESASQVINSWGFVVTPDTLALIAKDVGENSILSRAGGAPTFAVGMAHIITEVFNSRAMMAFWYHFAILFEALFILTAVDAGTRACRFMVQDLVGVAVPSLANNRSWIGTIAGTTVAVAGWGFFVYQGVVDPLGGINTLWPLFGIGNQMLASMALILGTVVLFKMKKQRYAWVTILPTVWLFVTSMTAGWQKIFHEKPSIGFLAQAKKFSAGIDSGEIIKPAKTLADMHTIVINNQINAALCAFFMLVAVTMLVSSFFVIRRALNSATPTVHETAVVQRREARNV from the coding sequence ATGAAAAGCGTCAAGTCTGGGATAACCTGGCTGGTAGTGGCGTTAATCGGCGCCTTTGCCTTTGGCATGTTGGCCCTCAGCCGTGGAGAGCACGTCAACGCGGTGTGGCTGGTAATAGCCGCCATTGCTTGTTACAGCATCGCCTATCGTTTCTACAGTCTGTTTATCGCCAAGAAAGTGTTCGAACTGGATGACCGCCGCATGACGCCCGCCGAGCGCCACAATGACGGTCTGGACTATGTTCCCACCAATAAATGGGTGCTGTTCGGCCACCACTTTGCAGCAATTGCCGGTGCAGGCCCGCTGGTCGGCCCGATCCTTGCCGCGCAGATGGGCTTCTTGCCGGGCACTATCTGGATCCTGGTCGGCGTGATGCTGGCGGGCGCGGTGCAAGACTTCCTTATTCTGTTCATCTCAACCCGCCGCGATGGTCGCTCGCTGGGTGAAATGGCCAAGCAGGAGCTGGGGCAATTCGCCGGAGTGATCACCATGCTAGGCGCGCTGGGCGTGATGATTATTATCCTGTCCGCGCTGGCTCTGGTGGTGGTTAAAGCGCTGGCAGACAGCCCGTGGGGCCTGTTCACCATCGCCGCCACCATTCCTATCGCGCTGTTTATGGGCGTTTATATGCGTTTCCTGCGCCCGGGCAAAATTGCCGAAGTATCGATTATTGGCTTCGTGCTGATGATGCTGGCGATTATTTACGGCGGCAACGTAGCGGCGGATCCTTACTGGGGGCCGTTCTTCACGCTGCACGGCACCACGCTGACCTGGGTGTTGGTGATTTACGGCTTTATCGCCTCGGTTCTGCCGGTTTGGCTGCTGCTGGCCCCGCGTGATTACCTCTCTACCTTCCTGAAAATCGGCGTCATTGCCGGGTTGGCGGTGGGCATCGTATTTGCTATGCCTGAAATGAAAATGCCCGCGGTAACTAAGTTTATCGACGGCAGCGGCCCGGTGTTCTCCGGCGGCCTTTTCCCGTTCCTGTTTATCACCATTGCCTGCGGCTCCATTTCGGGTTTCCACGCGCTGGTTTCCAGCGGCACCACGCCTAAGCTGGTCGAGCGCGAAAGCCATATCCGCTTTATCGGCTACGGCGCGATGCTGATGGAGTCCTTCGTGGCGATTATGGCGATGATCTGCGCCTCGGTTATCGATCCGGGCGTCTATTTCGCCATGAACTCACCGGCAGCGCTGATTGGCACCACGGTAGAGAGTGCCTCTCAGGTGATTAACAGCTGGGGCTTTGTGGTGACGCCGGACACGCTGGCGCTGATTGCCAAAGACGTGGGTGAGAACTCCATTCTCTCCCGCGCCGGTGGCGCACCGACCTTTGCCGTGGGCATGGCGCACATCATCACCGAAGTGTTTAATAGCCGCGCCATGATGGCGTTCTGGTATCACTTCGCCATCCTGTTCGAAGCCCTGTTCATCCTTACCGCCGTGGATGCCGGTACCCGCGCCTGCCGTTTTATGGTGCAAGACTTGGTGGGCGTCGCCGTGCCTTCGCTGGCCAATAACCGCTCTTGGATTGGCACCATAGCCGGAACCACCGTGGCGGTCGCTGGCTGGGGCTTCTTTGTCTATCAGGGCGTGGTCGACCCACTGGGCGGCATCAACACGCTGTGGCCGCTGTTTGGTATCGGCAACCAGATGCTGGCGTCGATGGCCTTGATCCTCGGCACCGTGGTGCTGTTTAAAATGAAGAAGCAGCGCTATGCGTGGGTAACCATTCTGCCGACCGTGTGGCTGTTTGTGACCTCTATGACGGCGGGCTGGCAGAAGATTTTCCACGAGAAGCCGTCGATCGGTTTCCTCGCTCAGGCGAAGAAATTCTCGGCAGGCATCGACAGCGGTGAAATCATTAAACCGGCCAAAACTCTTGCCGATATGCACACCATCGTGATTAACAATCAGATCAACGCCGCGCTGTGCGCCTTCTTTATGCTGGTCGCCGTCACCATGCTGGTGTCGTCGTTCTTCGTGATCCGCCGCGCGCTGAACTCCGCCACCCCGACAGTGCATGAAACCGCCGTGGTACAACGCCGGGAGGCCCGCAATGTCTGA
- a CDS encoding glycyl-radical enzyme activating protein → MIFNLQRYSTHDGPGVRTVVFLKGCSLGCTWCQNPESRSAEPDILFDPRLCSEGCSYCASAFPHAINVEDGKLIIRRENFSAADRAAIERVCPAGALSLCGESADVDHLMQQILRDKAFYLRTGGGVTLSGGEPFMQPQVTHRLLQRCRQEGLHTAVESCLHVPWKYIEPSLDVLDLLLADLKHVDETAFKRLTGGSAKRVLDNFRRLAHAGQSLIVRVPLIPDFNADRASVRAIVDFAAEETGCQEIHFLPYHTLGINKYALLNQPYLAPRQPLNDPDLLTFAQDYAAEKGLTALLRG, encoded by the coding sequence ATGATTTTTAACCTTCAACGCTATTCAACCCACGACGGGCCGGGAGTGCGTACCGTGGTGTTCCTCAAAGGCTGTTCTCTGGGCTGCACCTGGTGCCAGAACCCGGAGAGCCGCTCGGCCGAGCCGGACATTTTGTTCGACCCGCGCTTATGCAGTGAAGGCTGCAGCTACTGCGCCAGCGCCTTTCCGCACGCTATTAATGTAGAAGACGGCAAGCTGATTATCCGCCGCGAGAACTTCAGCGCCGCCGACCGGGCCGCCATTGAGCGCGTCTGCCCCGCCGGGGCCTTGAGCCTGTGCGGCGAGTCGGCGGATGTAGACCATCTGATGCAGCAGATCCTGCGCGACAAAGCCTTCTATCTGCGCACCGGCGGTGGCGTCACCCTCTCCGGCGGCGAGCCTTTCATGCAGCCGCAGGTGACTCACCGGCTATTGCAACGCTGCCGCCAAGAGGGGTTGCACACGGCGGTTGAAAGCTGCCTGCACGTGCCGTGGAAATACATCGAACCCTCACTGGACGTGCTGGATCTGCTGCTGGCCGACTTAAAGCACGTAGATGAAACGGCGTTTAAACGCCTGACCGGCGGCTCGGCCAAGCGCGTGCTGGATAATTTCCGCCGACTGGCTCATGCCGGGCAGTCGCTGATTGTCCGCGTGCCGCTGATCCCTGACTTCAATGCCGACCGCGCCTCGGTACGGGCGATTGTCGACTTCGCCGCTGAGGAAACCGGCTGCCAGGAGATCCATTTTCTGCCTTACCACACGCTGGGCATCAATAAATACGCTCTGCTCAACCAACCCTATCTGGCCCCGCGCCAGCCGCTGAATGACCCCGATCTGCTGACGTTTGCCCAAGATTACGCCGCCGAAAAGGGGCTGACTGCCCTACTAAGAGGATAA
- the kdgT gene encoding 2-keto-3-deoxygluconate transporter, with product MQIKRAIEKIPGGMMLVPLFIGALCHTFAPDAGKYFGSFTNGLISGTVPILAVWFFCMGASIKLSATGTVLRKSGTLVVTKIAVAWVVAALASHFIPENGVEFGFFAGLSTLALVAAMDMTNGGLYASVMQQYGTKEEAGAFVLMSLESGPLMTMIILGTAGIASFEPHVFVGAVLPFLVGFALGNLDSELREFFGKAVQTLIPFFAFALGNTINLAVIAQTGLLGIALGIAVIIVTGIPLILADKFIGGGDGTAGIAASSSAGAAVATPVLIAEMVPQFKAAAPAATALVATSVIVTSILVPIITAMWSRRVKNKAIKGKVNLDDQMARIK from the coding sequence ATGCAAATCAAACGTGCTATAGAAAAAATTCCCGGTGGGATGATGCTGGTGCCGCTGTTTATCGGTGCCCTTTGCCATACCTTTGCGCCGGACGCGGGTAAATATTTCGGGTCATTCACCAACGGGCTGATTTCCGGCACCGTGCCGATTCTGGCGGTGTGGTTCTTCTGTATGGGCGCGTCAATCAAGCTCAGCGCCACGGGGACGGTGCTGCGTAAATCCGGCACGCTGGTGGTGACTAAAATCGCCGTGGCCTGGGTGGTCGCCGCGTTGGCGTCGCACTTTATTCCGGAAAACGGCGTCGAGTTTGGCTTCTTCGCCGGGCTGTCTACGCTGGCCTTAGTGGCGGCGATGGATATGACCAACGGCGGCCTGTACGCCTCGGTGATGCAGCAATACGGCACCAAAGAAGAGGCGGGCGCTTTCGTGCTGATGTCTCTGGAATCCGGCCCGTTGATGACCATGATCATCCTCGGCACTGCCGGTATCGCCTCTTTCGAACCTCACGTATTCGTCGGCGCCGTTCTGCCTTTCCTGGTTGGGTTTGCGTTGGGTAATCTTGATTCTGAATTGCGCGAGTTCTTCGGCAAAGCCGTGCAGACGCTGATCCCATTCTTCGCTTTCGCTTTGGGGAATACCATCAATCTGGCGGTGATTGCACAAACCGGCCTGTTAGGTATCGCACTGGGTATCGCGGTGATTATCGTCACCGGCATCCCGCTGATTCTGGCCGACAAGTTTATCGGTGGAGGTGACGGCACGGCAGGCATCGCAGCATCAAGTTCCGCCGGAGCCGCCGTCGCCACCCCGGTGTTAATCGCCGAGATGGTCCCCCAGTTCAAAGCCGCCGCCCCGGCAGCCACCGCGCTGGTCGCCACCTCGGTCATCGTAACCTCGATTCTGGTACCGATTATTACCGCGATGTGGTCGCGCAGAGTGAAGAACAAAGCCATCAAGGGGAAAGTGAATTTGGATGACCAAATGGCGAGAATTAAGTAA